A region of the Haematobia irritans isolate KBUSLIRL chromosome 5, ASM5000362v1, whole genome shotgun sequence genome:
ATATGATcacagaagccatagttttagcgcaatttgcttaaaattttgcactaggagaacaattagttcagatttagatatagctcccatatatatctttcgcccgatttagactcatatgaccaaagaggccaagtttttactcgaattttgttgaaattttgtacagggagtagaattagctttgttgctatgcgtgccaaatttggttgaaatctgttcagatttagatatagctcccatatatattttttctgatttcgagaaaaatgatcaaaatacattgtaaaatcgtcactgttagtcgaaaacttgtaaaaataactcaaattgaactttatttctaataaatatcTATCGCCATGGGGCGTTAACCGatttaaccgacttaaattttaagtcaaataatttctaagaagtcttaaatatattgtcggttcatatttaaaagtatgtatatgggaacataaacctttatatatatcaccAACAAATTTGGAGGAtttcagatggtatcgaaaatgtagatcacaaagtggtgcatatatagtcggcccgcccgactttagacttttctaacttgtttttatttaaatagcaaaataattttcatgtaTTGCAATCATTTTGGACTTGGACTTTGCTTTCAATTTCACTCAGCGACATTCATTGTCCATATATCTTGCATTttatcaattcaattttattacgtGACTGAGATAGTCTCTGGTATAGAACTctaacatccctttgtgacgaattataagtcgggaacagtgaatttggcttaggaactacccttgaacgtgagttatgggcttaagtttattgaatttgaatatGAACTTAATAATAATGAAGTAACAATATCGTAagacgaagaaaaaaaatatatgtgagaaaaaaaaactagatgAAAATTTATTGGGTATGGAGTGGTGGTATTAAGTATGAGAAATGGTATGGTTTGTATTTCCATGATGGCTGCACAAAAACCTTTCAAAGAGTTGTACAGACAGCCACCACATGTATGAGTTTTTGGGTAAATCACCACGACCTTTACTTTAACATGGATTTTCGATGTATTGAAGCGGCATTGTTCTTTGCGTGCATGATAGGGAAATTCATTTCAAGTTCAAGTCCTAAACCTCCAATTTTCTCAATGGCATCATAAGCATTATCGGGCAAACCACCATTACAAGCTGAATCTGTTCTATCACAATCTAATAATTCCTGCTCGGAATATTGTTCCAGTTTATCAGTCCTGACATCATGCAAAACTTCGACATTGCCGGTAACACTAAAAGCCCAGCAAGATCCACATTGACCTTTTCTCTCCAATCGAATTCTTTGGGCAATTCAATGTCTGGAATTTCagttttaaggccggtactctgttcggttttcgcgttgaaactccatacaaaaccaaaaaatgcgaaaaatttgcgaaattttttccatttgtgatactttgtttttttcgtgttgaaaaactgacgtttacagcacggcgccatttgcaatgtgaattaagaaataatttatttattaaaaactatttgtgcgggtttataaatcaaacacggaccatatttttgttccgaaactatacaaaggatcaaaggaatagcagatcaattgcccaaggaaaaataaaatgttattttgtaaaaacaagcaacaaccagcaacttaatccaatatcgctccctgtaaaatagcgctccaagttacctaaaaaaacgccgctttctatgtgcgaaataatgctttccataaaaatttttcgcaagaatgaacatagtaccggcctttaggggTTAAAGCAGCATTACCCTCATCTCGTTGCCACATGCCGGTACGTTGTTTATATTCGGTACTGGTCAAATCAGCAAATTCAGTGATACCATATTTGGCACTACCACGCTCATTTGCATTCAAATCctgtatgatttttaaattttgcttgaAAATTCTCACACGCATTTGTCTTTCCATGGTGGTGTGATAACGACGATTTTAAGATATTTGACTTTATTCAAACTATGATGATTTTGTTCCTTATGTGTCTTCTTTTCGGCATATTCCAATGAACGGGTAGCGTTTTTCACCAATTGTTTTGTTGCTGAATTAAGTTTGTTGCTGAACGGATTGTCAATTACTTCTGATGTAAAAGTTTGCGTAACAAATTGACGGAATCCATTTGGATTATTATTGTCCAGTGCTTTGTGAGATTTGGTTCAAAACAATtcaaaaactggtagaaaaacacttcaaaaaaattattatgaatgcgtgtatgtaaacaatcagctgctgcgtatgtatacgtaaaaatattatgacgtttggcgatgttgtcaattaaattgctGAGAAATAAACGCAGAATAGCTCCAAAATAGCTGTTTTCTTCGTTCGAAATctattgtcaacactctcatttttcaacgcgaaagaatggttaagtgaagttttttttcgtgccaacaaacatagtacccaccttaaggcgaaagtcatttattatttatcgttttaaaggtgggtactatgtttgttggcacgaaaaaaacttcacttaaccattctttcgcgttgaaaaatgagagtgttgacaatagATTTCGAACGAAGAAAACAGCTATTTTGGAGCTATTCTGCGTTTATTTCTCagcaatttaattgacaacatcgccaaacgtcataatatttttacgtatacatacgcagcagctgattgtTTCCATACAcgcattcataataattttttgaagtgtttttctaccagtttttgaATTGTTTTGAACCAAATCTCACAAAGCACTGGACAATAATAATCCAAATGGATTCCGTCAATTTGTTATGCAAACTTTTACATCCGAAGCAATTGACAATCCGTTCAGCAACAAACTTAATTCAGTAACAAAACAATTGGTGAAAACCCCTACTCGTTCATTGGAATATGCAAAGAAGACACATAAGGAACAAAATCATCATAGTTTGAATAAAGTCGAATAGCTTAAAATCGTCGTTATCACACCACCATGGAAAGACAAATGCGTGTGAGAATTTtcaagcaaaatttaaaaatcatacagGATTTGAATGCAAATGAGCGTGGTAGTGCCAAATATGGTATCACTGAATTTGCTGATTTGGCCAGTACCGAATATAAACAACGTACCGGCATGTGGCAACGAGATGAGGGTAATGCTGCTTTAAACTGAAATTCCAGACATTGAATTGCCCAAAGAATTCGATTGGAGAGAAAAGGTCAATGTGGCTCTTGCTGGGCTTTTAGTGTTACCGGCAATGTCGAAGATTTGCATGATGTCAGGACTGATAAACTGGAACAATATTCCGAGCAGGAATTATTAGATTGTGATACAACAGATTCAGCTTGTAATGGTGGTTTGCCCGATAAAGCTTATAATGCCATTGAGAAAATTGGAGGTTTAGGACTTGAACTTGAAATGAATTTCCCTTCATGCACGCAAAGAACAATGCCGCTCCAATACATCGCAAATCCATGTTAAAGTAAAAGGTCATGTTGATTTACCCAAAAACTCATACATGTGGTGGCTGTCTGTACAACTCTTTCAAAGGTTTTTGTGCAGCCATCATGGAAATACAAACCATACCATTTCTCATACTTAATACCACCACTCCATACCCACTAAATTTttatctagttttttttttacatatatatttttttcttcgtctTACGATATTGTTACTTCCTTATTACTTTTTGTCAAACGAAAGTATAGTGTATAATGTAAAGTTCatattcaaattcaataaaCTTAAGACCATAACTCACGTTCAAGGGTAGTTCCTAAgccaaagtcactgttcccgacttataattcgtcacaaagggatgttagAGTTCTATACCAGAGACTATCTCAGTcacgtaataaaatttaattgataaaatgcaagatatatggacaatgaatgaatgaatgaatttaaaAGCAACAATTAACTTAAATCGCTTCATTCCAGCCTATCGCACTGATCAACATCAGTCCAAAATGATTGCAAGCATGAGTGCAATACacgaaaattattttgctatttaaataaaaacaagttagaaaagtctaaagtcgggcgggccgactatatatgcaccactttgtgatctacattttcgataccatctgaaatcctccaaatttgttgggtgatatatataaaggtttatgttcccatatacatacttttaaatctgaaccgacaatatatttaatggcgttttcttttcttatgaaaaatgcgcactttttttgcattttggccggaaaatgtactttttaggttcttttctaaaaaaacaggcaaaagtgcgaaaaggcttcgaattctgttgtgaaaatagtgccacgcatagaggcaaattacgggcattttcagcactgccaacaaacgagagtgctgcgattgccctgtttccttctttgaattcttttctgcccgctgaaatgatagcatttttttaggttgctggtaacattttaaaaatacgcattctgtacagacaaaatgacggcaaagcacttttttcagaaaagaaaacaccataagacttcttagaaattttttgacttaaaatttaagtcggcgatagatatttattagaaataaagttcaatttgagttatttttacaagttttcgactaacagtgacgattttacaatgtattttgatcatttttctcgaaatcagaaaaaatatatatgtgagctatatctaaatctgaaccgatttcagccaaattaggcacgcatagcaacaaatctaattctactccctgtacaaaatttcaacaaaattcgagtaaaaacttggcctctttggtcatatgagtctaaatcgggcgaacgatatatatgggagctatatctaactctgaaccgatttcttccaaaatcaatagggttcttttctgatccaaaacacataattgtgtcaaatttgaagtcgattgggcttaaattacaATCTAGACTGTGATTATAAaactgtgttcacagacagacggacatggctatatcgacttaggaacccaccctgagcatttttgccaaagacaccatgtgtctacctcgtctc
Encoded here:
- the LOC142241050 gene encoding cathepsin F-like codes for the protein MERQMRVRIFKQNLKIIQDLNANERGSAKYGITEFADLASTEYKQRTGMWQRDEGNAALN